A part of Propioniciclava coleopterorum genomic DNA contains:
- a CDS encoding HAD-IIA family hydrolase, translated as MTEFIEGYDGAFFDLDGVLYRGPEAIPGAVEGVGRLHERGLRTMYVTNNAARSTRTVSDHLSRLGFDASEPDVVSSAQAMGALLRERLPQGSRVLVLGTDNLADHVREAGMVTVDGFRAEPAAVVQGYDPAMTWPRLDQGAFSLQRGAQWFVTNTDSTRPERDGIVPGAGTQVASLRAAVDHDPQAVVGKPHRPLMAEAIRRSGAQNPVFVGDRIDTDIMGAHAVGIDSFMVFTGASGVRDLCFAPSNGRPTAIGWNVLSLFEPRRVATTADGVTRCGGATVSVDAGGQARIEGDMASTEGQLDAAWALATLLWSGAARGADDAWAEFTLLP; from the coding sequence GTGACCGAGTTCATCGAGGGCTACGACGGTGCCTTCTTCGACCTGGACGGGGTGCTGTACCGCGGACCTGAGGCGATCCCCGGCGCGGTCGAGGGCGTGGGCCGCCTGCACGAGCGCGGCCTGCGCACGATGTACGTCACCAACAACGCGGCGCGCAGCACCCGGACGGTGTCGGACCACCTCAGCCGGCTCGGCTTCGACGCGTCCGAGCCCGACGTGGTGTCCAGCGCCCAGGCGATGGGCGCGCTGCTGCGCGAGCGGCTGCCGCAGGGATCCCGGGTGCTCGTGCTGGGCACCGACAACCTCGCCGACCACGTCCGCGAGGCCGGCATGGTCACCGTGGACGGCTTCCGCGCCGAGCCCGCGGCGGTCGTCCAGGGCTACGACCCGGCCATGACGTGGCCGCGCCTGGACCAGGGCGCGTTCTCGCTGCAGCGCGGCGCGCAGTGGTTCGTCACGAACACGGACTCGACCCGGCCCGAACGCGACGGGATCGTCCCCGGCGCCGGGACGCAGGTCGCGTCGCTGCGGGCCGCCGTCGACCACGACCCGCAGGCCGTCGTCGGCAAGCCGCACCGGCCCCTGATGGCCGAGGCGATCCGCCGTTCCGGCGCGCAGAACCCCGTGTTCGTCGGCGACCGGATCGACACCGACATCATGGGCGCGCACGCCGTCGGCATCGACTCCTTCATGGTCTTCACCGGCGCCAGCGGCGTCCGGGACCTGTGTTTCGCACCCTCCAACGGCCGCCCGACCGCCATCGGCTGGAACGTGCTGTCGCTGTTCGAGCCGCGCCGCGTCGCGACCACCGCCGACGGCGTCACCCGGTGCGGCGGCGCGACCGTGAGCGTGGACGCCGGGGGACAGGCCCGCATCGAGGGCGACATGGCCTCCACCGAGGGCCAGTTGGACGCCGCCTGGGCGCTGGCGACCCTGCTGTGGAGC